The genome window CCGCCGCCCCGCCGCCTAGCGAATCCCAAATCCCGAATCCCGGCTCAGCCCCCAGGCACCTGCTGCGCCCGCTCCTGCACCTTCGCCTCGCGCAGTTCCTTCTCCGAGGCACGCAGTGCCTTGACGTCGAGCGGGCGGATGCTGTCGATGCGGCACGGCAGGCGAATCGCGCCGGGGCCGCCGCCGAGCACCAGCACGTCGTCGAACTTCGCCGAGACCTGGCTGCCGAAATGGGTGATGGCGATGCTGGGCGCGAAATCCAGGTCCTGGCAGGGACCGGCGAACTCCAGCAGATAGGCCTGGTTCGGACGCGTCCACACCGCCAGCGCGCTGTCGCCGAGCGCGGTCCAGCCGTTGAGTTGGTTGAAGTACTGGAAGTCGCGCACCGGCGCACCGGCGTGGGCGCGATACAGGGCCAGGCGCTCGTCGTCGCTGAGCCGGTTGGTGGCGCAGCCGCCCAGTGCGG of Xanthomonas sacchari contains these proteins:
- a CDS encoding DUF6491 family protein, which produces MKRLLLSALFATAALGGCATNRLSDDERLALYRAHAGAPVRDFQYFNQLNGWTALGDSALAVWTRPNQAYLLEFAGPCQDLDFAPSIAITHFGSQVSAKFDDVLVLGGGPGAIRLPCRIDSIRPLDVKALRASEKELREAKVQERAQQVPGG